In one window of Gossypium hirsutum isolate 1008001.06 chromosome A01, Gossypium_hirsutum_v2.1, whole genome shotgun sequence DNA:
- the LOC107922064 gene encoding pentatricopeptide repeat-containing protein At1g76280 isoform X3: protein MRIPLRSIADTLCRFKSGELERGRGNFIRRVALCRSVATINGNVFLGYGGEPLTKSIQVQIVDALRLGERSRASSLLLDFGNGNQSLKANDFVYILNYCARSPDPLFVMETWRLMEEKEIDLNNTCYLLMVRALCRGGYLEEACKFMKFLRENHGTYPLLPVYNCFLGACAKMKSVIHANQCLDLMELQRVGKNEITYSVLLKLAVWQQDLSAARDIWEDYIKHYSLNIISLRRFIWSFTRLKDLKSAYETLQHMVALAISGKHFVSRTDEGRLYSSRLDIPIPSKSELGSQNVQSGENEQSVAFKFDTDSSNIERSKSISATVGMLNNYKNLPVMEVLRLSINDVLHACAQARAYGLAEQLMMLMQNLGLQPSSHTYDGFVRAIIQRRGFGAGLEMLKVMEERNLKPHDSTLAALSVQCSKALELDLAEALLEQVCECPYPYPFNAFLEACDNMDQPKRALRILAKMRQLELQPDIRTYELLFSMFGNVNAPYEEGNRLSHVDSRKRINAIEMDMAKNGVQHSHLSMKKLLKALGAEGMTIELLQYLHVAENLFCHTNTKLGAPIYNVVLHSLVEANEILVEYENFDEALSLMDQASLEGHQLDVLMYNTILKKASEKVRIDIIEFIIERMHQDKVQPDPVTCNYVFSAYVDGGFHNTAMGALQVLSMWMISYEDMTLEEKKIEFEKDFVSSEDLQAESKILQVFKDYDEHLAAALLNLRWCAILGFPVSWSPNQSQWATRLSTNYDSTRTVL from the exons ATGAGGATTCCTTTGCGCTCAATCGCAGACACCTTATGTAGATTCAAATCGGGTGAACTTGAACGT GGACGAGGAAATTTTATCAGAAGAGTGGCATTATGTAGAAGTGTTGCAACTATTAATG GTAATGTGTTTTTGGGATATGGAGGAGAGCCATTAACAAAGTCCATTCAAGTGCAAATTGTTGATGCCCTTCGCTTAGGTGAGAGAAGTAGAGCTTCTAGCCTGCTTTTAGACTTTGGTAACGGAAACCAGTCGTTAAAAGCCAATGACTTCGTTTACATTCTTAACTACTGTGCAAGGTCACCGGATCCTTTG TTCGTTATGGAAACATGGAGATTAATGGAGGAGAAGGAGATTGACTTGAATAATACATGCTATTTGCTTATGGTCCGAGCTCTTTGTAGGGGAGGTTACTTGGAGGAG GCATGCAAGTTCATGAAATTCCTTAGGGAGAATCATGGCACCTATCCTCTTCTTCCCGTATATAACTGTTTCTTAGGAGCCTGTGCAAAGATGAAAAGCGTAATCCATGCTAATCAATGTttagatttgatggagctgcaaAGGGTTGGGAAAAATGAAATTACATATTCAGTGCTTCTCAAG CTTGCAGTTTGGCAGCAAGATCTATCTGCAGCCCGTGATATTTGGGAGGACTATATCAAACACTACAGTCTAAATATAATTTCTCTTCGAAGGTTTATCTGGTCCTTTACAAGATTGAAAGATTTAAAATCTGCATATGAAACATTGCAACATATGGTGGCTTTAGCCATTAGTGGGAAGCATTTTGTTAGTAGGACTGATGAGGGAAGGTTGTATTCTTCAAGATTAGACATCCCCATACCATCCAAAAGTGAATTAGGATCACAAAATGTTCAATCAGGAGAGAATGAGCAGTCTGTTGCCTTCAAATTTGACACTGATTCCTCCAACATAGAGAGATCAAAGTCAATCAGTGCTACAGTTGGCATGCTGAATAACTATAAGAACTTGCCTGTTATGGAAGTTCTGAGGTTGTCCATCAATGATGTACTACACGCTTGTGCACAAGCTCGAGCTTATGGACTAGCAGAGCAATTGATGATGCTT ATGCAAAATCTTGGATTGCAGCCATCAAGCCATACATATGATGGCTTTGTGAGAGCCATTATTCAAAGAAGAGGATTTGGTGCAGGCTTGGAAATG TTAAAAGTAATGGAAGAGAGAAATCTGAAGCCTCATGATTCAACCCTTGCAGCTCTTTCGGTGCAATGTAGTAAGGCATTAGAACTTGACTTAGCTGAGGCTCTATTGGAGCAAGTTTGTGAATGTCCATATCCATATCCTTTTAATGCTTTTCTTGAAGCTTGTGATAATATG GATCAGCCAAAGAGAGCTCTTCGGATATTGGCTAAAATGAGACAACTAGAGCTTCAGCCAGATATCAGGACATATGAGCTATTATTTTCAATGTTTGGTAATGTGAATGCTCCTTATGAAGAGGGGAACAGATTGTCACATGTTGACTCAAGAAAACGAATAAATGCTATAGAAATGGATATGGCTAAAAATGGTGTTCAACATAGTCATTTATCAATGAAGAAGTTG CTAAAAGCACTTGGAGCTGAGGGGATGACAATAGAGCTGCTTCAGTACTTACATGTTGCTGAGAACCTTTTCTGCCATACTAATACTAAGTTGGGAGCACCCATCTATAATGTAGTTCTGCATTCACTTGTTGAGGCTAACGAA ATATTGGtggaatatgaaaattttgatgaagcATTAAGTCTTATGGATCAGGCAAGTTTAGAAGGTCATCAATTGGATGTATTAATGTATAATACCATCCTTAAAAAAGCAAGTGAAAAG GTAAGGATTGAcataattgaatttattattgaGCGGATGCACCAAGACAAAGTCCAGCCTGACCCTGTAACCTGCAATTATGTATTCTCTGCATATGTTGATGGTGGTTTTCATAACACTGCCATGGGAGCATTGCAGGTTTTGAGTATGTGGATGATCTCTTATGAAGACATGACACTGGAAGAAAAGAAGATAGAATTTGAGAAAGATTTTGTGAGTTCTGAGGACTTACAAGCTGAGTCAAAGATACTCCAAGTCTTTAAGGATTATGATGAGCATCTAGCTGCGGCTCTTTTGAACTTACGATGGTGTGCTATTCTTGGGTTTCCAGTTTCTTGGTCACCGAATCAAAGTCAATGGGCTACGAGATTGTCAACTAATTATGATTCAACTAGAACTGTTTTATAG
- the LOC107917369 gene encoding salutaridinol 7-O-acetyltransferase, with amino-acid sequence MVVEIMFKESIKPSCPTPYHLRTYKLSLLDQLMPSAHVPMIFFYSPINSDSNHMNIVGERLERLKQSLSETLTIFYPFAGTIKDGLYIDCNDNGVQYVEAKVSCCLSEILSNPDILMIRKLLPSNISRLVSSDAGIPVAMIQVNILKCGGIVIGTQTSHKIIDGPTSTTFLKAWAASARGSGEVPRPSFIAPLLFP; translated from the coding sequence atggtgGTTGAAATCATGTTTAAAGAAAGTATCAAACCATCTTGCCCAACACCATATCACTTGAGAACCTATAAACTTTCACTTTTGGATCAGCTTATGCCATCAGCTCACGTTCCAATGATCTTCTTTTATAGCCCCATAAATAGTGACTCTAACCATATGAATATAGTCGGTGAAAGATTAGAGAGGCTTAAGCAATCTCTATCAGAGACCTTAACTATTTTTTACCCATTTGCAGGAACGATCAAAGATGGTCTTTACATAGATTGCAACGACAATGGAGTTCAGTATGTTGAGGCTAAGGTTAGTTGTTGCCTATCAGAAATTCTTAGCAACCCTGACATCTTAATGATACGGAAATTGCTTCCTTCTAACATTAGCCGATTGGTATCTTCGGATGCTGGAATTCCTGTTGCTATGATTCAAGTAAACATATTGAAATGCGGTGGCATTGTCATTGGCACACAAACCTCGCATAAGATCATTGATGGCCCTACTTCAACTACATTTCTCAAGGCCTGGGCGGCTTCTGCTCGAGGTTCAGGTGAAGTTCCAAGGCCTAGTTTCATTGCACCACTGCTTTTCCCATAG
- the LOC107922064 gene encoding pentatricopeptide repeat-containing protein At1g76280 isoform X2: MRIPLRSIADTLCRFKSGELERGRGNFIRRVALCRSVATINGNVFLGYGGEPLTKSIQVQIVDALRLGERSRASSLLLDFGNGNQSLKANDFVYILNYCARSPDPLFVMETWRLMEEKEIDLNNTCYLLMVRALCRGGYLEEACKFMKFLRENHGTYPLLPVYNCFLGACAKMKSVIHANQCLDLMELQRVGKNEITYSVLLKLAVWQQDLSAARDIWEDYIKHYSLNIISLRRFIWSFTRLKDLKSAYETLQHMVALAISGKHFVSRTDEGRLYSSRLDIPIPSKSELGSQNVQSGENEQSVAFKFDTDSSNIERSKSISATVGMLNNYKNLPVMEVLRLSINDVLHACAQARAYGLAEQLMMLMQNLGLQPSSHTYDGFVRAIIQRRGFGAGLEMLKVMEERNLKPHDSTLAALSVQCSKALELDLAEALLEQVCECPYPYPFNAFLEACDNMDQPKRALRILAKMRQLELQPDIRTYELLFSMFGNVNAPYEEGNRLSHVDSRKRINAIEMDMAKNGVQHSHLSMKKLLKALGAEGMTIELLQYLHVAENLFCHTNTKLGAPIYNVVLHSLVEANESHMAIQIFKKMTSSDFQPNAATYNIMVDCCSYIKCFKSGCALVSMMVRHGFYPETKTYTALMKILVEYENFDEALSLMDQASLEGHQLDVLMYNTILKKASEKVLSMWMISYEDMTLEEKKIEFEKDFVSSEDLQAESKILQVFKDYDEHLAAALLNLRWCAILGFPVSWSPNQSQWATRLSTNYDSTRTVL; encoded by the exons ATGAGGATTCCTTTGCGCTCAATCGCAGACACCTTATGTAGATTCAAATCGGGTGAACTTGAACGT GGACGAGGAAATTTTATCAGAAGAGTGGCATTATGTAGAAGTGTTGCAACTATTAATG GTAATGTGTTTTTGGGATATGGAGGAGAGCCATTAACAAAGTCCATTCAAGTGCAAATTGTTGATGCCCTTCGCTTAGGTGAGAGAAGTAGAGCTTCTAGCCTGCTTTTAGACTTTGGTAACGGAAACCAGTCGTTAAAAGCCAATGACTTCGTTTACATTCTTAACTACTGTGCAAGGTCACCGGATCCTTTG TTCGTTATGGAAACATGGAGATTAATGGAGGAGAAGGAGATTGACTTGAATAATACATGCTATTTGCTTATGGTCCGAGCTCTTTGTAGGGGAGGTTACTTGGAGGAG GCATGCAAGTTCATGAAATTCCTTAGGGAGAATCATGGCACCTATCCTCTTCTTCCCGTATATAACTGTTTCTTAGGAGCCTGTGCAAAGATGAAAAGCGTAATCCATGCTAATCAATGTttagatttgatggagctgcaaAGGGTTGGGAAAAATGAAATTACATATTCAGTGCTTCTCAAG CTTGCAGTTTGGCAGCAAGATCTATCTGCAGCCCGTGATATTTGGGAGGACTATATCAAACACTACAGTCTAAATATAATTTCTCTTCGAAGGTTTATCTGGTCCTTTACAAGATTGAAAGATTTAAAATCTGCATATGAAACATTGCAACATATGGTGGCTTTAGCCATTAGTGGGAAGCATTTTGTTAGTAGGACTGATGAGGGAAGGTTGTATTCTTCAAGATTAGACATCCCCATACCATCCAAAAGTGAATTAGGATCACAAAATGTTCAATCAGGAGAGAATGAGCAGTCTGTTGCCTTCAAATTTGACACTGATTCCTCCAACATAGAGAGATCAAAGTCAATCAGTGCTACAGTTGGCATGCTGAATAACTATAAGAACTTGCCTGTTATGGAAGTTCTGAGGTTGTCCATCAATGATGTACTACACGCTTGTGCACAAGCTCGAGCTTATGGACTAGCAGAGCAATTGATGATGCTT ATGCAAAATCTTGGATTGCAGCCATCAAGCCATACATATGATGGCTTTGTGAGAGCCATTATTCAAAGAAGAGGATTTGGTGCAGGCTTGGAAATG TTAAAAGTAATGGAAGAGAGAAATCTGAAGCCTCATGATTCAACCCTTGCAGCTCTTTCGGTGCAATGTAGTAAGGCATTAGAACTTGACTTAGCTGAGGCTCTATTGGAGCAAGTTTGTGAATGTCCATATCCATATCCTTTTAATGCTTTTCTTGAAGCTTGTGATAATATG GATCAGCCAAAGAGAGCTCTTCGGATATTGGCTAAAATGAGACAACTAGAGCTTCAGCCAGATATCAGGACATATGAGCTATTATTTTCAATGTTTGGTAATGTGAATGCTCCTTATGAAGAGGGGAACAGATTGTCACATGTTGACTCAAGAAAACGAATAAATGCTATAGAAATGGATATGGCTAAAAATGGTGTTCAACATAGTCATTTATCAATGAAGAAGTTG CTAAAAGCACTTGGAGCTGAGGGGATGACAATAGAGCTGCTTCAGTACTTACATGTTGCTGAGAACCTTTTCTGCCATACTAATACTAAGTTGGGAGCACCCATCTATAATGTAGTTCTGCATTCACTTGTTGAGGCTAACGAA AGTCACATGGcgatacaaatatttaaaaaaatgacatcATCTGATTTCCAACCAAATGCTGCAACATACAATATAATGGTTGATTGTTGTAGCTATATAAAATGTTTCAAATCTGGTTGTGCTCTAGTTTCCATGATGGTGCGTCATGGGTTTTATCCGGAAACAAAGACATACACGGCACTAATGAAG ATATTGGtggaatatgaaaattttgatgaagcATTAAGTCTTATGGATCAGGCAAGTTTAGAAGGTCATCAATTGGATGTATTAATGTATAATACCATCCTTAAAAAAGCAAGTGAAAAG GTTTTGAGTATGTGGATGATCTCTTATGAAGACATGACACTGGAAGAAAAGAAGATAGAATTTGAGAAAGATTTTGTGAGTTCTGAGGACTTACAAGCTGAGTCAAAGATACTCCAAGTCTTTAAGGATTATGATGAGCATCTAGCTGCGGCTCTTTTGAACTTACGATGGTGTGCTATTCTTGGGTTTCCAGTTTCTTGGTCACCGAATCAAAGTCAATGGGCTACGAGATTGTCAACTAATTATGATTCAACTAGAACTGTTTTATAG
- the LOC107917966 gene encoding uncharacterized protein: MNSLTLKPSSFVLQSSFTVFSSYDKSKQSFPSVRFPTNIKSNTRLGLRIKAYDSSKSDDASKPNGDSNPPNGTLKNQQPKARRDILLEYVKNVQPEFMELFVKRAPQQVVEAMRQTVTNMIGTLPPQFFAVTVTTVAENLAQLMYSVMMTGYMFKNAQYQLELQRSLEQAALPEVQEKKDVPDYAPGTQKNVSGEVIRWNNVSGPEKIDAKKYIELLEAEIEELNRQVGRNSANGPNELLEYLKSLEPQNLKELTSSAGEDVVFAMNTFIKRLLAVSDPDQMKTSVTETSAPELAKLLYWLMVVGYSLRNIEVRFDMERVLGTPPKLAELPPGENI, translated from the exons ATGAATTCCTTGACCCTGAAACCCTCTTCTTTTGTATTGCAATCTTCTTTCACCGTCTTCTCTTCCTACGATAAGTCTAAACAATCCTTTCCTTCGGTTCGCTTCCCAACTAATATTAAAAGCAACACAAGATTGGGTTTGAGAATTAAAGCTTATGATTCTTCCAAAAGCGATGATGCCTCTAAGCCCAACGGTGACTCCAACCCTCCCAATGGCACCCTG AAAAATCAGCAGCCTAAGGCCAGGCGAGATATTCTGTTGGAGTATGTGAAAAATGTGCAGCCGGAATTCATGGAATTGTTCGTGAAACGAGCCCCTCAACag GTTGTTGAGGCTATGCGGCAAACGGTGACAAACATGATTGGAACACTTCCCCCGCAATTCTTTGCTGTGACAGTCACCACT GTTGCTGAAAATCTTGCACAACTTATGTACAGTGTTATGATGACTGGATATATGTTTAAGAATGCACAGTATCAATTGGAATTGCAACGAAGTTTAGAGCAGGCCGCTCTTCCTGAGGTGCAAGAGAAAAAG GATGTTCCCGATTATGCACCTGGTACTCAAAAGAATGTGTCTGGCGAAGTTATTAGGTGGAATAATGTTTCTGGCCCAGAGAAAATAGATGCTAAAAAGTACATTGAATTACTTGAAGCAGAGATCGAGGAACTAAATCGTCAAGTTGGTAGAAATTCTGCAAATGGTCCAAATGAACTGCTAGAATATCTCAAGTCTCTTGAGCCACAAAATTTGAAG GAGTTGACAAGTAGTGCTGGGGAGGATGTCGTGTTTGCAATGAATACGTTCATCAAGCGTCTTTTAGCTGTTTCAGATCCTGACCAAATGAAG ACAAGTGTAACTGAGACGAGTGCACCGGAACTAGCCAAGCTTCTTTATTGGCTCATGGTGGTTGGATACAGCCTTCGGAACATTGAAGTTCGATTTGACATGGAAAGGGTACTTGGCACTCCTCCAAAACTTGCCGAGTTGCCTCCAGGTGAAAATATTTAG
- the LOC107922064 gene encoding pentatricopeptide repeat-containing protein At1g76280 isoform X4, whose translation METWRLMEEKEIDLNNTCYLLMVRALCRGGYLEEACKFMKFLRENHGTYPLLPVYNCFLGACAKMKSVIHANQCLDLMELQRVGKNEITYSVLLKLAVWQQDLSAARDIWEDYIKHYSLNIISLRRFIWSFTRLKDLKSAYETLQHMVALAISGKHFVSRTDEGRLYSSRLDIPIPSKSELGSQNVQSGENEQSVAFKFDTDSSNIERSKSISATVGMLNNYKNLPVMEVLRLSINDVLHACAQARAYGLAEQLMMLMQNLGLQPSSHTYDGFVRAIIQRRGFGAGLEMLKVMEERNLKPHDSTLAALSVQCSKALELDLAEALLEQVCECPYPYPFNAFLEACDNMDQPKRALRILAKMRQLELQPDIRTYELLFSMFGNVNAPYEEGNRLSHVDSRKRINAIEMDMAKNGVQHSHLSMKKLLKALGAEGMTIELLQYLHVAENLFCHTNTKLGAPIYNVVLHSLVEANESHMAIQIFKKMTSSDFQPNAATYNIMVDCCSYIKCFKSGCALVSMMVRHGFYPETKTYTALMKILVEYENFDEALSLMDQASLEGHQLDVLMYNTILKKASEKVRIDIIEFIIERMHQDKVQPDPVTCNYVFSAYVDGGFHNTAMGALQVLSMWMISYEDMTLEEKKIEFEKDFVSSEDLQAESKILQVFKDYDEHLAAALLNLRWCAILGFPVSWSPNQSQWATRLSTNYDSTRTVL comes from the exons ATGGAAACATGGAGATTAATGGAGGAGAAGGAGATTGACTTGAATAATACATGCTATTTGCTTATGGTCCGAGCTCTTTGTAGGGGAGGTTACTTGGAGGAG GCATGCAAGTTCATGAAATTCCTTAGGGAGAATCATGGCACCTATCCTCTTCTTCCCGTATATAACTGTTTCTTAGGAGCCTGTGCAAAGATGAAAAGCGTAATCCATGCTAATCAATGTttagatttgatggagctgcaaAGGGTTGGGAAAAATGAAATTACATATTCAGTGCTTCTCAAG CTTGCAGTTTGGCAGCAAGATCTATCTGCAGCCCGTGATATTTGGGAGGACTATATCAAACACTACAGTCTAAATATAATTTCTCTTCGAAGGTTTATCTGGTCCTTTACAAGATTGAAAGATTTAAAATCTGCATATGAAACATTGCAACATATGGTGGCTTTAGCCATTAGTGGGAAGCATTTTGTTAGTAGGACTGATGAGGGAAGGTTGTATTCTTCAAGATTAGACATCCCCATACCATCCAAAAGTGAATTAGGATCACAAAATGTTCAATCAGGAGAGAATGAGCAGTCTGTTGCCTTCAAATTTGACACTGATTCCTCCAACATAGAGAGATCAAAGTCAATCAGTGCTACAGTTGGCATGCTGAATAACTATAAGAACTTGCCTGTTATGGAAGTTCTGAGGTTGTCCATCAATGATGTACTACACGCTTGTGCACAAGCTCGAGCTTATGGACTAGCAGAGCAATTGATGATGCTT ATGCAAAATCTTGGATTGCAGCCATCAAGCCATACATATGATGGCTTTGTGAGAGCCATTATTCAAAGAAGAGGATTTGGTGCAGGCTTGGAAATG TTAAAAGTAATGGAAGAGAGAAATCTGAAGCCTCATGATTCAACCCTTGCAGCTCTTTCGGTGCAATGTAGTAAGGCATTAGAACTTGACTTAGCTGAGGCTCTATTGGAGCAAGTTTGTGAATGTCCATATCCATATCCTTTTAATGCTTTTCTTGAAGCTTGTGATAATATG GATCAGCCAAAGAGAGCTCTTCGGATATTGGCTAAAATGAGACAACTAGAGCTTCAGCCAGATATCAGGACATATGAGCTATTATTTTCAATGTTTGGTAATGTGAATGCTCCTTATGAAGAGGGGAACAGATTGTCACATGTTGACTCAAGAAAACGAATAAATGCTATAGAAATGGATATGGCTAAAAATGGTGTTCAACATAGTCATTTATCAATGAAGAAGTTG CTAAAAGCACTTGGAGCTGAGGGGATGACAATAGAGCTGCTTCAGTACTTACATGTTGCTGAGAACCTTTTCTGCCATACTAATACTAAGTTGGGAGCACCCATCTATAATGTAGTTCTGCATTCACTTGTTGAGGCTAACGAA AGTCACATGGcgatacaaatatttaaaaaaatgacatcATCTGATTTCCAACCAAATGCTGCAACATACAATATAATGGTTGATTGTTGTAGCTATATAAAATGTTTCAAATCTGGTTGTGCTCTAGTTTCCATGATGGTGCGTCATGGGTTTTATCCGGAAACAAAGACATACACGGCACTAATGAAG ATATTGGtggaatatgaaaattttgatgaagcATTAAGTCTTATGGATCAGGCAAGTTTAGAAGGTCATCAATTGGATGTATTAATGTATAATACCATCCTTAAAAAAGCAAGTGAAAAG GTAAGGATTGAcataattgaatttattattgaGCGGATGCACCAAGACAAAGTCCAGCCTGACCCTGTAACCTGCAATTATGTATTCTCTGCATATGTTGATGGTGGTTTTCATAACACTGCCATGGGAGCATTGCAGGTTTTGAGTATGTGGATGATCTCTTATGAAGACATGACACTGGAAGAAAAGAAGATAGAATTTGAGAAAGATTTTGTGAGTTCTGAGGACTTACAAGCTGAGTCAAAGATACTCCAAGTCTTTAAGGATTATGATGAGCATCTAGCTGCGGCTCTTTTGAACTTACGATGGTGTGCTATTCTTGGGTTTCCAGTTTCTTGGTCACCGAATCAAAGTCAATGGGCTACGAGATTGTCAACTAATTATGATTCAACTAGAACTGTTTTATAG
- the LOC107922064 gene encoding pentatricopeptide repeat-containing protein At1g76280 isoform X1 gives MRIPLRSIADTLCRFKSGELERGRGNFIRRVALCRSVATINGNVFLGYGGEPLTKSIQVQIVDALRLGERSRASSLLLDFGNGNQSLKANDFVYILNYCARSPDPLFVMETWRLMEEKEIDLNNTCYLLMVRALCRGGYLEEACKFMKFLRENHGTYPLLPVYNCFLGACAKMKSVIHANQCLDLMELQRVGKNEITYSVLLKLAVWQQDLSAARDIWEDYIKHYSLNIISLRRFIWSFTRLKDLKSAYETLQHMVALAISGKHFVSRTDEGRLYSSRLDIPIPSKSELGSQNVQSGENEQSVAFKFDTDSSNIERSKSISATVGMLNNYKNLPVMEVLRLSINDVLHACAQARAYGLAEQLMMLMQNLGLQPSSHTYDGFVRAIIQRRGFGAGLEMLKVMEERNLKPHDSTLAALSVQCSKALELDLAEALLEQVCECPYPYPFNAFLEACDNMDQPKRALRILAKMRQLELQPDIRTYELLFSMFGNVNAPYEEGNRLSHVDSRKRINAIEMDMAKNGVQHSHLSMKKLLKALGAEGMTIELLQYLHVAENLFCHTNTKLGAPIYNVVLHSLVEANESHMAIQIFKKMTSSDFQPNAATYNIMVDCCSYIKCFKSGCALVSMMVRHGFYPETKTYTALMKILVEYENFDEALSLMDQASLEGHQLDVLMYNTILKKASEKVRIDIIEFIIERMHQDKVQPDPVTCNYVFSAYVDGGFHNTAMGALQVLSMWMISYEDMTLEEKKIEFEKDFVSSEDLQAESKILQVFKDYDEHLAAALLNLRWCAILGFPVSWSPNQSQWATRLSTNYDSTRTVL, from the exons ATGAGGATTCCTTTGCGCTCAATCGCAGACACCTTATGTAGATTCAAATCGGGTGAACTTGAACGT GGACGAGGAAATTTTATCAGAAGAGTGGCATTATGTAGAAGTGTTGCAACTATTAATG GTAATGTGTTTTTGGGATATGGAGGAGAGCCATTAACAAAGTCCATTCAAGTGCAAATTGTTGATGCCCTTCGCTTAGGTGAGAGAAGTAGAGCTTCTAGCCTGCTTTTAGACTTTGGTAACGGAAACCAGTCGTTAAAAGCCAATGACTTCGTTTACATTCTTAACTACTGTGCAAGGTCACCGGATCCTTTG TTCGTTATGGAAACATGGAGATTAATGGAGGAGAAGGAGATTGACTTGAATAATACATGCTATTTGCTTATGGTCCGAGCTCTTTGTAGGGGAGGTTACTTGGAGGAG GCATGCAAGTTCATGAAATTCCTTAGGGAGAATCATGGCACCTATCCTCTTCTTCCCGTATATAACTGTTTCTTAGGAGCCTGTGCAAAGATGAAAAGCGTAATCCATGCTAATCAATGTttagatttgatggagctgcaaAGGGTTGGGAAAAATGAAATTACATATTCAGTGCTTCTCAAG CTTGCAGTTTGGCAGCAAGATCTATCTGCAGCCCGTGATATTTGGGAGGACTATATCAAACACTACAGTCTAAATATAATTTCTCTTCGAAGGTTTATCTGGTCCTTTACAAGATTGAAAGATTTAAAATCTGCATATGAAACATTGCAACATATGGTGGCTTTAGCCATTAGTGGGAAGCATTTTGTTAGTAGGACTGATGAGGGAAGGTTGTATTCTTCAAGATTAGACATCCCCATACCATCCAAAAGTGAATTAGGATCACAAAATGTTCAATCAGGAGAGAATGAGCAGTCTGTTGCCTTCAAATTTGACACTGATTCCTCCAACATAGAGAGATCAAAGTCAATCAGTGCTACAGTTGGCATGCTGAATAACTATAAGAACTTGCCTGTTATGGAAGTTCTGAGGTTGTCCATCAATGATGTACTACACGCTTGTGCACAAGCTCGAGCTTATGGACTAGCAGAGCAATTGATGATGCTT ATGCAAAATCTTGGATTGCAGCCATCAAGCCATACATATGATGGCTTTGTGAGAGCCATTATTCAAAGAAGAGGATTTGGTGCAGGCTTGGAAATG TTAAAAGTAATGGAAGAGAGAAATCTGAAGCCTCATGATTCAACCCTTGCAGCTCTTTCGGTGCAATGTAGTAAGGCATTAGAACTTGACTTAGCTGAGGCTCTATTGGAGCAAGTTTGTGAATGTCCATATCCATATCCTTTTAATGCTTTTCTTGAAGCTTGTGATAATATG GATCAGCCAAAGAGAGCTCTTCGGATATTGGCTAAAATGAGACAACTAGAGCTTCAGCCAGATATCAGGACATATGAGCTATTATTTTCAATGTTTGGTAATGTGAATGCTCCTTATGAAGAGGGGAACAGATTGTCACATGTTGACTCAAGAAAACGAATAAATGCTATAGAAATGGATATGGCTAAAAATGGTGTTCAACATAGTCATTTATCAATGAAGAAGTTG CTAAAAGCACTTGGAGCTGAGGGGATGACAATAGAGCTGCTTCAGTACTTACATGTTGCTGAGAACCTTTTCTGCCATACTAATACTAAGTTGGGAGCACCCATCTATAATGTAGTTCTGCATTCACTTGTTGAGGCTAACGAA AGTCACATGGcgatacaaatatttaaaaaaatgacatcATCTGATTTCCAACCAAATGCTGCAACATACAATATAATGGTTGATTGTTGTAGCTATATAAAATGTTTCAAATCTGGTTGTGCTCTAGTTTCCATGATGGTGCGTCATGGGTTTTATCCGGAAACAAAGACATACACGGCACTAATGAAG ATATTGGtggaatatgaaaattttgatgaagcATTAAGTCTTATGGATCAGGCAAGTTTAGAAGGTCATCAATTGGATGTATTAATGTATAATACCATCCTTAAAAAAGCAAGTGAAAAG GTAAGGATTGAcataattgaatttattattgaGCGGATGCACCAAGACAAAGTCCAGCCTGACCCTGTAACCTGCAATTATGTATTCTCTGCATATGTTGATGGTGGTTTTCATAACACTGCCATGGGAGCATTGCAGGTTTTGAGTATGTGGATGATCTCTTATGAAGACATGACACTGGAAGAAAAGAAGATAGAATTTGAGAAAGATTTTGTGAGTTCTGAGGACTTACAAGCTGAGTCAAAGATACTCCAAGTCTTTAAGGATTATGATGAGCATCTAGCTGCGGCTCTTTTGAACTTACGATGGTGTGCTATTCTTGGGTTTCCAGTTTCTTGGTCACCGAATCAAAGTCAATGGGCTACGAGATTGTCAACTAATTATGATTCAACTAGAACTGTTTTATAG